A section of the Styela clava chromosome 9, kaStyClav1.hap1.2, whole genome shotgun sequence genome encodes:
- the LOC120339973 gene encoding regulator of telomere elongation helicase 1-like, with protein sequence MPTFKLRDVEIEFPFKPYLVQIKYMESVIKSLQTGKNALLESPTGTGKTLCLLCATMAWRRLEIKKRTVEKSLIPDSKEPDYPLGWGSSDAVPGEEPEQSIPTAPKIIYASRTHSQLAQVVKELKRTAYAKDAKISILGSREQMCIHPEVSKQTNNTAMIHSCRNKVNKHLCHFYNNVENVRKAGSFTNEVLDIEELVALGKKRSACPYYAAREQSKEADCGIIFTPYNYLLDRKARRSHNLEVSGNVIIFDEAHNLEKMCEESASFDLTSMDIAKCIQETGELLKAAVNLSETGTVPDGYEAGESSALGEFNLQELATLKALFVHLESHLQAIPLSGVEKSLTKKGRYMFEFLAALSVNFTTHETIIDLVDKVVTYLSTLSNSFQTRGTALQKFSEILKIIFSAAGGQNPTLPSTLLNSNVATEMMMSELSKFYRVHIREDEVKSKNSWGGKQTFQTTTTESTGTQRTLSYWCFSPGYAMRDLLACGVKNLILTSGTLSPIESFTCELQVDFPITLQNTHVIDNHQVFVASLTKGLTGRRLESTYKTRGDYRLAQDIGNILIRMSRICPGGLLVFFPSYLAMEIYTKTWRELAPDIMRQIDLIKPCTIETRNKNGLKEAMEKYYSDVAKPEGGTFFAICRGKVSEGLDFSNENGRAVVIIGLPYPPSKDPKVRLKMEFLEDLRIGGANKVISGQEWYRLQALRAVNQAIGRVIRHRYDYGAILLMDYRYTKKDNHSELPKWIQPRVNQFDDAEKALRRVKSFFCSILEKEKLRLKQLSGDKNYDKENNECGEGTSGVTEAKKETIFFGGQQKKTDNISQYFAKSNDKISKTKNKTFLSIPKSNDLSNHIPSSVIADSCSLPQTTPNGSCTGCPTSSKRRRVSEDDDTAGLVPIKNFKKKTKGPMLLDALDKDVVQRPQEEPIIVEEEATNRVARTLLVMDKILDDQRRGLPKKKIKIVERKKISEPPNLNVQKQRLGNPEEGVGERTQNSGNHKEVEKCISNDNTSKSSTSVRNKQPSAEDCDIDLNDFSNWDEKRFIQGSNMLYLKATRFLLKGESYALFKSALINFKKDSSTLVPTLSKIFLDDERGKILFRAFVKFLPKKNTEVINSFVKSCQEITGRRPEGF encoded by the exons ATGCCTACTTTCAAACTGCGGGATGTGGAAATTGAATTTCCCTTCAAGCCGTATTTAGTACAAATTAAATATATGGAAAGTGTGATTAAGTCATTACAAACCGGGAAGAATGCGTTACTGGAATCACCAACAGGGACAGGAAAAACTTTGTGCCTCTTGTGCGCAACCATGGCATGGCGAAGATTAGAAATCAAAAAGCGTACAGTGGAAAAGTCTTTGATTCCTGATAGTAAAGAGCCTGATTACCCCTTAGGATGGGGCTCTAGCGATGCAGTTCCCGGGGAAGAGCCCGAACAAAGCATCCCAACGGCCCCAAAAATTATATATGCTTCCAGAACCCATTCACAATTAGCTCAAGTCGTCAAAGAACTGAAACGAACTGCGTATGCCAAGGATGCTAAAATCAGTATTTTAGGATCCCGGGAGCAAATGTGTATTCACCCAGAAGTGTCAAAGCAAACCAACAATACTGCAATGATTCATTCGTGTCGTAATAAAGTTAATAAACATCTCTGTCATTTCTACAACAATGTTGAAAATGTgagaaaagcaggatcattcaCAAATGAAGTTTTGGATATTGAAGAATTGGTTGCGTTGGGGAAGAAGAGGAGTGCCTGCCCTTATTATGCAGCAAG AGAGCAATCAAAAGAGGCAGACTGTGGCATCATTTTCACGCCTTATAATTATTTATTGGATCGGAAAGCACGTCGTTCTCATAATCTTGAAGTATCTGGCAATGTGATTATATTTGACGAAGCTCATAATCTGGAGAAGATGTGCGAAGAATCGGCTTCATTTGATTTAACATCAATGGATATTGCAAAATGTATTCAAGAAACTGGAGAACTATTAAAAGCTGCAGTAAATCTTTCTGAGACTGGGACTGTACCTGATGGTTATGAGGCTG GAGAGTCATCAGCACTTGGTGAATTCAATCTTCAGGAATTAGCAACGTTAAAAGCATTATTCGTCCATCTTGAATCACATCTTCAAGCCATACCACTTTCTGGTGTAGAAAAGAGTTTGACAAAAAAGGGAAG ATACATGTTTGAGTTTTTGGCCGCTCTGAGTGTGAACTTTACAACACATGAGACAATCATTGATCTTGTCGACAAGGTGGTGACTTATCTTTCCACCCTGAGTAACTCATTTCAAACTAGAGGAACAGCTTTACAAAAGTTTTCGGAGATCCTGAAAATCATATTCAGTGCAGCGGGAGGACAAAATCCTACCCTACCATCCACTCTTTTAAACTCCAATGTAGCAACCGAGATGATGATGAGtgaattatcaaaattttatcgCGTACATATTCGAGAAGACGAAGTAAAATCTAAAAACTCTTGGGGAGGGAAACAAACTTTTCAAACTACGACTACAGAATCTACGGGTACACAAAGAACGCTGAGTTATTGGTGCTTCAGCCCGGGATACGCAATGAGAGATTTACTAGCTTGCGgagtaaaaaatttaattttgacaaGCGGAACTTTATCGCCGATTGAATCCTTTACCTGCGAACTTCAAGTTGATTTCCCGATCACGTTACAAAACACTCACGTCATTGATAATCATCAAGTTTTCGTTGCTTCTTTAACGAAAGGACTCACAGGAAGACGTTTAGAATCAACGTACAAAACTAGAGGAGATTACAGACTGGCACAAGATATTGGAAATATTCTTATTAGAATGTCTAGAATATGTCCTGGTGGATTGCTAGTGTTTTTCCCATCTTACTTGGCCATGGAAATTTACACCAAGACATGGAGGGAGTTAGCTCCTGATATTATGAG GCAGATCGACTTGATTAAACCTTGCACAATTGAGACGAGAAATAAAAATGGTTTGAAAGAAGCCATGGAAAAATATTACTCAGATGTTGCCAAACCTGAGGGTGGGACATTCTTTGCCATATGTCGTGGCAAAGTCTCAGAAGGTTTGGATTTCTCTAATGAAAATGGAAGAGCCGTTGTCATCATTGGTCTACCTTATCCACCATCAAAG GATCCAAAAGTTCGTCTAAAAATGGAATTTCTTGAAGACTTGCGAATAGGAGGAGCAAATAAAGTTATTAGCGGTCAGGAATGGTACAGATTACAAGCATTGCGTGCTGTTAATCAG GCTATCGGACGTGTTATCAGGCACAGATATGATTACGGTGCAATATTATTGATGGATTATAGATATACGAAGAAAGACAATCATTCCGAACTTCCCAAATGGATTCAGCCCAGGGTTAACCAATTTGATGATGCAGAAAAGGCTTTGAGAAG GGTGAAATCATTTTTCTGCTCAATCCTAGAAAAAGAAAAGTTGCGTCTCAAACAGCTTTCAGGCGATAAAAACTATgataaagaaaataatgaatgtGGGGAAGGCACAAGTGGCGTTACTGAGGCTAAAAAAGAAACTATATTTTTTGGGGGGCAACAGAAAAAAACAGACAACATTAGCCAATATTTCGCAAAATCGAATGATAAAATTTCTAAAACCAAAAACAAGACTTTTTTATCAATACCGAAGTCAAATGATTTGTCGAATCATATTCCATCGTCGGTCATAGCAGATTCCTGTTCTTTACCTCAAACTACTCCTAATGGCTCTTGCACAGGTTGTCCGACAAGTTCAAAGAGAAGAAGAGTATCTGAAGACGATGATACAGCCGGCCTCGTTcctattaaaaattttaagaaaaaaacaaaaggCCCCATGCTTCTAGATGCCTTGGATAAAGATGTGGTGCAACGCCCACAAGAAGAACCAATCATCGTTGAGGAAGAAGCGACCAATCGTGTGGCAAGAACTTTGCTCGTTATGGATAAAATATTAGATGATCAAAGAAGAGGATTaccaaaaaagaaaattaaaattgtggAGAGAAAGAAAATATCTGAACCACCAAATTTGAATGTACAAAAGCAAAGGCTTGGTAATCCAGAGGAAGGAGTTGGAGAACGAACGCAAAACTCAGGCAATCATAAGGAAGTTGAGAAATGTATTTCTAATGACAATACTAGCAAATCTTCCACTTCAGTTCGAAACAAACAGCCTTCTGCTGAAGATTGTGATATCGACTTGAATGATTTTTCTAATTGGGATGAAAAACGATTTATACAAGGAAGTAATATGCTTTACCTAAAAGCAACTCGCTTCCTGTTGAAAGGCGAATCATATGCTTTGTTTAAAAGTGCgttaattaatttcaaaaaggATTCTAGTACTCTTGTTCCTActttgagtaaaatatttttagatgaTGAAAGAGGTAAAATTCTGTTTCGGgcttttgttaaatttttaccGAAGAAAAATACAGAAGTCATCAACTCTTTTGTGAAAAGTTGTCAAGAAATAACTGGTAGACGTCCTGAGGGTTTTTGA